One window of Stenotrophomonas indicatrix genomic DNA carries:
- a CDS encoding phosphoethanolamine transferase, translating to MNASVQRSLRLPTLASIRAWRPQLSTESLIVLTSLFFAVAGNGLFWHSAMASHPGSLRYALSLLLLLLGAHGVLLGILVWRWNAKVVISVLLLVTAFAAHYMSRYHIYLDADMLRNVLATDPKESRELLTMSLLWPVLLLAALPMVVLWRVELRRRSWGRSLLWRIGFLLVAAATALGGALVSFQDVSALMRNQREVRYLATPANVLLGLPRALRGDNPVQRAPKLPIGTDAKATPRAPTSKPRLLVIVMGETVRAQNWGLNGGRNTTPELAQAAVVNFPDMHSCGTSTEVSLPCLFSPWGRHEYDEKKIRAHQSLLHVLNRAGIAPLWRDNQSGCKGVCEGLDFQSLSDATTPGLCADGRCMDEILLQDLATQVRARPGDRVVVMHQLGNHGPAYFERYPPAFRRFTPTCDTRDIGRCTREEITNSYDNAVLYTDHFLSKTIGTLQGLQDYDTAMIYLSDHGESLGEKGLYLHGVPYAIAPAEQTRVPMTMWFSPGFASSRGLDLQCVRKRSASYTDHDNLFPSVLGLMQVKTSLYERDRDLFANCES from the coding sequence ATGAACGCATCGGTGCAACGTTCCTTGCGGTTGCCGACACTGGCCAGCATCCGCGCATGGCGGCCGCAGCTGTCCACCGAATCACTGATCGTGCTGACCAGCCTGTTCTTCGCTGTGGCCGGCAATGGACTGTTCTGGCACAGCGCCATGGCCAGCCATCCGGGCAGCCTGCGCTATGCGCTTTCGCTGCTGTTGCTGCTGCTGGGTGCACACGGCGTGCTGCTGGGCATCCTGGTGTGGCGCTGGAATGCCAAGGTGGTGATCAGCGTACTGCTGCTGGTCACCGCGTTTGCCGCGCACTACATGAGCCGTTACCACATCTATCTGGATGCGGACATGCTGCGCAATGTGCTGGCGACCGACCCGAAGGAAAGCCGCGAACTGTTGACGATGTCGCTGCTGTGGCCGGTACTGCTGCTGGCCGCGCTGCCGATGGTGGTGCTGTGGCGCGTTGAACTGCGCCGCCGCAGCTGGGGCCGCAGCCTGCTGTGGCGCATCGGCTTCCTGCTGGTCGCTGCGGCCACCGCACTCGGTGGCGCGCTGGTGTCCTTCCAGGATGTGTCGGCCCTGATGCGCAACCAGCGCGAGGTGCGCTACCTGGCAACGCCCGCCAATGTGCTGCTGGGGCTGCCGCGTGCGCTACGCGGCGACAACCCGGTACAACGCGCGCCGAAGCTGCCGATCGGCACCGATGCCAAGGCGACCCCGCGCGCGCCGACCAGCAAGCCACGCCTGCTGGTGATCGTGATGGGCGAAACGGTGCGTGCGCAGAACTGGGGCCTGAATGGTGGCCGCAATACCACGCCGGAGCTGGCCCAGGCGGCGGTGGTCAATTTCCCGGACATGCACTCCTGCGGCACCAGTACCGAGGTGTCGCTGCCGTGCCTGTTCTCGCCGTGGGGACGCCACGAGTACGACGAAAAGAAGATCCGTGCGCACCAATCACTGCTGCATGTACTGAACCGCGCAGGCATCGCGCCGCTGTGGCGCGACAACCAGTCCGGCTGTAAAGGCGTATGCGAGGGCCTGGACTTCCAGTCACTGTCGGACGCGACCACGCCGGGGCTGTGTGCCGATGGCCGTTGCATGGACGAGATCCTGCTGCAGGACCTGGCGACCCAGGTGCGTGCGCGCCCGGGTGACCGGGTGGTAGTGATGCACCAGCTGGGCAACCATGGCCCGGCCTATTTCGAGCGCTACCCACCTGCCTTCCGCCGCTTCACCCCGACCTGCGATACCCGCGACATCGGCCGCTGCACGCGCGAAGAGATCACCAACAGCTACGACAACGCCGTGCTGTACACCGACCACTTCCTGAGCAAGACAATCGGCACGCTGCAGGGTCTGCAGGACTACGACACGGCGATGATCTACCTGTCCGACCACGGTGAGTCGCTGGGCGAAAAGGGCCTGTACCTGCACGGCGTGCCATACGCGATCGCACCGGCCGAGCAGACCCGGGTACCGATGACGATGTGGTTCTCACCGGGCTTTGCCAGCAGCCGTGGGCTGGATCTGCAGTGCGTGCGCAAGCGCTCGGCCAGCTACACCGACCACGACAACCTGTTCCCCTCGGTGCTTGGGCTGATGCAGGTGAAGACGTCGCTGTACGAGCGTGATCGCGACCTGTTCGCCAACTGCGAGAGTTGA
- a CDS encoding siderophore-interacting protein: MAAQQTYRLFEVALKERRVLSPSLDRMVFTGADVARMKTEGPDQRIKVFFPLPGQDAPDVPSGEDWYARYRALPDDARPPMRTFTLRQLRAQECEVDVDFVLHGQTGPASRWAMHARPGDRVVLLAPDADCADSSDGWEWKPPAGVGQVLLVADETALPAVAGILEELAGLADPPRTLALLEIAQAGDAVRLKAPATAELVWLPRGQEAHGQRLLQAVQARLAAASAVAEGAELDDIDVDAQILWEQADASADGAMYAWVAGEAGAVMAIRRHLVKDCGLDRRAITFMGYWRQGRVLD; the protein is encoded by the coding sequence ATGGCTGCGCAGCAGACCTACCGCCTGTTCGAGGTGGCGCTGAAGGAGCGCCGCGTTCTTTCTCCTTCCCTGGACCGCATGGTGTTCACCGGCGCCGACGTAGCGCGCATGAAGACCGAAGGCCCGGACCAACGCATCAAGGTGTTCTTCCCCTTGCCCGGCCAGGACGCGCCAGACGTACCCAGCGGCGAAGACTGGTATGCCCGTTACCGGGCACTGCCCGATGACGCGCGGCCGCCGATGCGCACCTTTACCCTCCGCCAGCTGCGCGCCCAGGAGTGCGAGGTCGACGTCGACTTCGTGCTGCATGGGCAGACCGGGCCGGCCTCGCGCTGGGCCATGCACGCACGGCCGGGCGACCGCGTGGTGCTGCTGGCCCCCGATGCCGACTGTGCGGACAGCAGCGATGGCTGGGAGTGGAAGCCGCCAGCTGGGGTTGGCCAGGTGTTGCTGGTGGCCGATGAGACCGCATTGCCGGCGGTGGCCGGCATCCTCGAGGAACTGGCCGGGCTGGCCGATCCGCCGCGCACGCTGGCCCTGCTGGAGATCGCCCAGGCGGGTGATGCGGTGCGATTGAAGGCACCGGCCACGGCCGAACTGGTGTGGTTGCCGCGCGGGCAGGAGGCCCATGGGCAGCGGTTGCTGCAGGCTGTGCAGGCGCGGCTGGCGGCGGCCTCGGCCGTGGCCGAAGGCGCAGAACTGGACGACATCGACGTCGACGCGCAGATCCTGTGGGAGCAGGCTGACGCCAGCGCGGACGGCGCGATGTATGCCTGGGTAGCGGGCGAGGCCGGCGCGGTAATGGCGATCCGCCGGCATCTGGTGAAGGACTGCGGCCTGGATCGCCGCGCGATCACCTTCATGGGCTACTGGCGGCAGGGGCGGGTGCTGGACTGA
- a CDS encoding VOC family protein → MLRSRPFLMFTGQAEAALALYAEAFAEFRLLALQRHPDGAGAGVPGQVRQAIFLLGGTHYLCFDSLDVHDFTFTPSMSLFVECAGAESFERAARVLGDGGHWLMPVGDYEFSSRYGWVQDRFGVSWQLSLGQMPDP, encoded by the coding sequence ATGCTGCGCAGCCGTCCCTTCCTGATGTTCACCGGCCAGGCCGAAGCCGCGCTGGCCCTGTACGCCGAAGCCTTCGCGGAATTCCGCCTGCTGGCCCTGCAGCGCCATCCGGACGGGGCGGGCGCGGGCGTGCCCGGACAGGTCCGCCAGGCCATTTTCCTGCTCGGCGGCACCCACTACCTGTGCTTCGACAGCCTGGATGTGCATGACTTCACGTTCACGCCCTCGATGTCGCTGTTCGTGGAATGTGCGGGTGCCGAATCGTTCGAGCGTGCCGCGCGCGTGCTGGGCGACGGCGGGCATTGGCTGATGCCGGTGGGCGACTACGAGTTCAGCAGCCGCTATGGCTGGGTGCAGGACCGCTTCGGCGTGTCGTGGCAGTTGAGCCTGGGGCAGATGCCGGACCCGTGA
- a CDS encoding amino acid permease, producing the protein MPATPDQTASPSRLGHSLKPRQLIMMGLGSAIGAGLFLGSGVGVQAAGPAVLVSYLVAGALVIIVMNALGEMAAAKPTSGAFSVYAADAMGATAGATVGWLWWVQLVIVIAAEAVGAAGLLATVWPVVPVPMAALAFMLFFTAINLLGVKNFGEFEFWFAILKVAAILAFIAVGVALLMGWLPQVASPGLSNFTEHGGFAPKGLAGIGAALLVVVFAFGGTEIVAVAAAETEDPERSIARAIRTVAWRILVFYIGSLSVIIAVVPWTSEALKSPFAAVLDVANIPGAATAITLIAVIALLSALNANLYGASRMMYSLAQRREAPAVLGWTDPRQVPVIAVLASVLFGFAATIMELLFPDKVLPVLLNIVGSTCLLVWTLSLVSQLVLRRRADRLGTRLPFRMAGFPWLTVCALAILALIFGLLLSEAHTRLQFLSMVALTATIAASSAIARRMREA; encoded by the coding sequence ATGCCCGCCACCCCCGATCAGACCGCTTCGCCCTCCCGCCTCGGCCATTCGCTCAAGCCACGCCAGCTGATCATGATGGGGCTGGGCAGCGCCATCGGCGCCGGCCTGTTCCTCGGCTCCGGCGTGGGCGTGCAGGCGGCCGGCCCGGCGGTGCTGGTGTCCTACCTGGTGGCCGGTGCGCTGGTGATCATCGTCATGAACGCGCTGGGCGAAATGGCCGCCGCCAAGCCGACCAGCGGTGCGTTCTCGGTGTATGCGGCCGATGCCATGGGCGCCACCGCGGGCGCCACCGTGGGCTGGCTGTGGTGGGTGCAGCTGGTCATCGTGATCGCCGCCGAGGCGGTGGGTGCGGCCGGGTTGCTGGCCACGGTCTGGCCGGTGGTGCCGGTACCGATGGCGGCACTGGCATTCATGCTGTTCTTCACCGCGATCAACCTGCTCGGGGTAAAGAACTTCGGTGAGTTCGAATTCTGGTTCGCCATCCTCAAGGTGGCGGCGATCCTGGCATTCATCGCTGTTGGCGTGGCGCTGCTGATGGGCTGGCTGCCGCAGGTGGCCTCGCCGGGCCTGAGCAACTTCACCGAGCACGGTGGCTTCGCACCGAAGGGCCTGGCCGGCATCGGCGCGGCGCTGCTGGTGGTGGTGTTCGCCTTCGGCGGCACCGAGATCGTGGCCGTCGCGGCGGCGGAAACCGAGGACCCCGAGCGCAGCATCGCCCGTGCCATCCGCACCGTGGCCTGGCGCATCCTGGTGTTCTACATCGGTTCGCTGAGCGTGATCATCGCCGTGGTGCCGTGGACCAGCGAAGCGCTGAAATCGCCGTTCGCCGCGGTTCTCGATGTCGCCAATATTCCGGGTGCGGCCACGGCCATCACCCTGATCGCAGTGATTGCCCTGCTGTCGGCGCTCAATGCCAATCTCTACGGCGCCTCGCGCATGATGTATTCGCTGGCGCAACGCCGCGAAGCACCGGCCGTGCTGGGCTGGACCGACCCGCGCCAGGTGCCGGTGATCGCGGTGCTGGCCAGCGTCCTGTTCGGCTTCGCTGCCACCATCATGGAACTGCTGTTCCCGGACAAGGTGTTGCCGGTGCTGCTGAACATCGTCGGTTCCACCTGCCTGCTGGTGTGGACGTTGTCGCTGGTTTCGCAGCTGGTGCTGCGCCGTCGCGCCGACCGCCTGGGCACGCGCCTGCCGTTCCGCATGGCCGGCTTCCCGTGGCTGACCGTCTGCGCGCTGGCGATCCTGGCGCTGATCTTCGGCCTGCTGCTGAGTGAAGCGCATACGCGCCTGCAGTTCCTGTCGATGGTGGCGCTGACGGCGACCATCGCGGCCAGCAGCGCCATTGCACGGCGCATGCGCGAGGCGTGA
- a CDS encoding M2 family metallopeptidase, translating to MKHRHLLLASAIAAATLALAACNKEAAPGADTASSSAPAGETADQFVARINAEFKAAYPEMTSAQWLSSTYINSDSERIAAKANERSLTQLNSWIEQAGKFDGKPMSEDSKRAIHLLKLMSSMPAPRDPAKLAELTQIATRMEGSYGAGKYCTDANDPNSCRQLGELEQVLARSRDYDQQLDAWQGWHSTTKSMRGDYQKFVGLVNEGAKGMGFTDAGQMWRSGYDMPPEQIGPETDRLWEQVKPMYEQLHCYARGKLDKTYGKDKAEVGNGLIAAHLMGNMWQQDWSNLWDQLEPYPGAGSLDITAALEKQYQTNLSAALAKAGKDANVAAQYKAQREAELRTAKQMTERAQDFYVSLGMPSLPQSYWDKTQFIKPDDRDVVCHASAWDMNMEGDVRTKMCIKPNEENFTTIYHELGHIYYDLAYNPLPPLFQGGANDGFHEAIGDTIVLAMTPKYLSSIGLVDAPTESREAVINNQMRMALSGVSFLPFGLMIDRWRWGVFDGSITADNYNKAWWDLKAKYQGVAPASTRGEEFFDPGAKYHVPGNTPYTRYFLARILQFQFYKGLCDASGFKGPLHECTFYGNKEAGQKYWAMLSKGASQPWQATLKELTGSDKLDAGPMIEYFSPVNAWLKQQNEGQMCGWQANAAPAAAAK from the coding sequence GTGAAACATCGTCATCTCCTGCTGGCTTCGGCAATCGCCGCCGCTACGCTGGCCCTGGCCGCCTGCAACAAGGAAGCTGCCCCAGGCGCCGATACCGCCAGCAGCAGCGCACCGGCCGGCGAAACCGCCGACCAGTTCGTGGCCCGCATCAATGCCGAGTTCAAGGCGGCCTACCCGGAGATGACCTCGGCCCAATGGCTGTCCTCCACCTACATCAACAGTGATTCAGAGCGCATCGCAGCCAAGGCCAACGAGCGTTCGCTGACCCAGCTCAACAGCTGGATCGAGCAGGCCGGCAAGTTCGACGGCAAGCCGATGAGCGAGGACAGCAAGCGCGCGATCCACCTGCTGAAGCTGATGTCGTCGATGCCGGCACCGCGCGACCCGGCCAAGCTGGCCGAACTGACCCAGATCGCCACCCGCATGGAAGGCAGCTACGGCGCAGGCAAGTACTGCACCGACGCCAACGATCCGAACTCGTGTCGCCAGCTGGGCGAACTGGAGCAGGTGCTGGCGCGCAGCCGCGACTATGACCAGCAGCTCGATGCCTGGCAGGGCTGGCACAGCACCACCAAGAGCATGCGCGGTGATTACCAGAAGTTCGTCGGCTTGGTGAACGAGGGTGCCAAGGGCATGGGCTTCACCGATGCCGGGCAGATGTGGCGCAGTGGCTATGACATGCCGCCGGAGCAGATCGGCCCGGAAACCGATCGCCTGTGGGAACAGGTCAAGCCGATGTACGAGCAGCTGCACTGCTATGCGCGCGGCAAGCTGGACAAGACCTATGGCAAGGACAAGGCCGAGGTGGGCAATGGCCTGATCGCCGCGCACCTGATGGGCAACATGTGGCAGCAGGACTGGTCCAACCTGTGGGACCAGCTGGAACCGTACCCGGGCGCCGGCAGCCTGGACATCACCGCGGCGCTGGAAAAGCAGTACCAGACCAACCTGAGCGCGGCGCTGGCCAAGGCCGGCAAGGATGCGAACGTGGCCGCGCAGTACAAGGCACAGCGCGAAGCCGAACTGCGCACCGCCAAGCAGATGACCGAGCGTGCGCAGGACTTCTACGTATCGCTGGGCATGCCGTCGTTGCCGCAGTCGTACTGGGACAAGACCCAGTTCATCAAGCCCGACGACCGCGACGTGGTCTGCCACGCCAGTGCCTGGGACATGAACATGGAAGGCGACGTGCGCACCAAGATGTGCATCAAGCCCAACGAAGAAAACTTCACCACCATCTACCACGAGCTGGGCCACATCTATTACGACCTGGCCTACAACCCACTGCCGCCGCTGTTCCAGGGCGGTGCCAACGATGGCTTCCATGAAGCGATCGGCGACACCATCGTGCTGGCGATGACGCCGAAGTACCTCAGTTCGATCGGCCTGGTCGATGCGCCGACCGAGAGCCGCGAGGCGGTCATCAACAACCAGATGCGCATGGCGCTTTCGGGCGTGTCGTTCCTGCCGTTCGGCTTGATGATCGACCGCTGGCGCTGGGGCGTGTTCGATGGTTCGATCACCGCGGACAACTACAACAAGGCCTGGTGGGACCTGAAGGCCAAGTACCAGGGCGTGGCACCGGCCAGCACCCGTGGCGAGGAGTTCTTTGATCCGGGTGCCAAGTACCACGTGCCGGGCAACACCCCGTATACCCGCTACTTCCTGGCGCGCATCCTGCAGTTCCAGTTCTACAAGGGCCTGTGCGATGCCTCCGGCTTCAAGGGCCCGCTGCACGAGTGCACCTTCTACGGCAACAAGGAAGCTGGCCAGAAGTACTGGGCGATGCTGAGCAAGGGCGCCAGCCAGCCGTGGCAGGCCACGCTGAAGGAACTGACCGGCTCGGACAAACTCGATGCCGGCCCGATGATCGAGTACTTCAGCCCGGTCAACGCTTGGTTGAAGCAGCAGAACGAAGGCCAGATGTGCGGTTGGCAGGCCAACGCGGCACCGGCAGCGGCGGCGAAATGA
- a CDS encoding multidrug effflux MFS transporter encodes MTAAVAPSTRRMALLLAGLAMFGPFSIDTIFPAFPQLAQRLAVDEVAVQQTISVYLLFYGLMSLAHGPLSDAWGRKRVILGGLVIFVGASVGCALSTDLTTLLMFRALQGLSAGVGMIVGRAVIRDLYHGHDAQRLMSQVSMLFGIAPAIAPIIGGWILLSGAGWPLIFWFLVVFALVLLAATARFLPETHPVEARIALSPRTLMRDYVRIGFNPRFLRLALAGSIGFGGIFLYISSAPAIVMQHLHLGEGGFAWLFIPTIGGMTTGSFLSGRMAGHSTPARQVSLGFTLCAVSAALNIGYVSLAPQFALPWAVMPIFLGGMGMALIFPILALAVLDMYPLQRGLASSLQAFVQLMISTVVAGVVSPLLHDSPLHLALGQAAFFAAGFVFWYWEHQRERASEAAGTAH; translated from the coding sequence ATGACCGCCGCTGTTGCTCCTTCCACCCGCCGCATGGCCCTGTTGCTCGCTGGCCTGGCCATGTTCGGTCCGTTCTCGATCGACACCATCTTTCCCGCGTTTCCGCAGCTGGCCCAGCGCTTGGCGGTGGACGAGGTGGCGGTACAGCAGACCATCAGCGTCTACCTGCTGTTCTACGGCCTGATGAGTCTGGCGCATGGTCCGCTGTCCGATGCATGGGGGCGCAAGCGGGTGATCCTCGGCGGCCTGGTGATTTTCGTCGGCGCCTCGGTGGGCTGTGCGCTGTCCACCGACCTGACCACGCTGCTGATGTTCCGTGCACTGCAGGGGCTGTCCGCCGGCGTGGGCATGATTGTCGGCCGCGCGGTGATCCGCGATCTGTACCACGGCCACGACGCGCAGCGGCTGATGAGTCAGGTGTCGATGCTGTTCGGCATCGCTCCGGCCATTGCGCCGATCATCGGCGGCTGGATCCTGCTCAGCGGTGCCGGCTGGCCGCTGATCTTCTGGTTCCTGGTGGTGTTCGCGCTGGTGCTGCTGGCGGCCACCGCGCGCTTCCTGCCGGAAACCCATCCGGTGGAGGCCCGCATCGCCCTGTCGCCACGCACGTTGATGCGCGATTACGTGCGCATCGGCTTCAACCCGCGTTTCCTGCGCCTGGCACTGGCTGGCAGCATCGGGTTTGGCGGCATCTTCCTGTACATCTCCTCGGCGCCGGCTATCGTGATGCAGCACCTGCATCTGGGTGAAGGCGGCTTTGCATGGCTGTTCATTCCCACCATCGGCGGCATGACCACCGGTTCGTTCCTGTCCGGGCGCATGGCCGGGCACAGCACACCGGCCCGGCAGGTCTCCCTCGGCTTCACCCTGTGTGCGGTCTCAGCCGCGTTGAACATAGGCTACGTCAGTCTGGCGCCGCAGTTCGCGCTGCCGTGGGCGGTGATGCCGATCTTCCTGGGCGGCATGGGCATGGCGCTGATCTTCCCGATCCTGGCGCTGGCGGTGCTGGACATGTATCCGTTGCAGCGCGGTCTGGCGTCGTCGCTGCAGGCCTTCGTGCAGCTGATGATCAGCACCGTGGTGGCCGGCGTGGTATCGCCACTGCTGCACGACAGCCCGCTGCATCTGGCACTGGGACAGGCGGCCTTCTTCGCGGCCGGCTTCGTGTTCTGGTACTGGGAGCACCAGCGCGAGCGCGCATCAGAGGCAGCCGGCACGGCGCATTGA
- the gcvP gene encoding aminomethyl-transferring glycine dehydrogenase, giving the protein MSQNTPSLRELEHHSAFVERHIGPNDAEIAQMLGVIGHASLDAMTDAIVPAKIKSPAPLALPESITEVQALAKIRAIADKNTVLRSFIGQGYYGTHTPNVILRNILENPAWYTAYTPYQAEISQGRMEALINFQTLCADLTGMEIANASLLDEATAAAEAMTLAKRSAKSKSDTFFVHDAVHPQTLELLRTRAEPMGIVLRVGTPAEALEAEAFGLLLQYPDTFGQVGDYKALVDAVHARGGLVAVATDLLALTLLTAPGEWGADIVVGNSQRFGVPFGFGGPHAAFMACRDAYKRSMPGRLIGVSIDAQGNPAYRLTLQTREQHIRREKATSNICTAQVLLAVMASMYAVYHGPEGLTRIARRTHRLAAILASALRTAGVQVGADFFDTLHVTGIDADAIHAKARAAGYNLRAIDSSSVGISLDETTTRADIVAVGALFGANVDVDALDASTADALPAGLLRQSAFLTHPVFNTHHSEHELLRYLRSLADKDLAMDRTMIPLGSCTMKLNATAEMIPVTWPEFSQIHPLVPAEQALGYKELIDSLEAMLVECTGYDAVSLQPNSGAQGEYAGLLAIRAYHRSRGEDHRDICLIPDSAHGTNPASAQMCGMKVVVTKTDANGNVDVEDIRLNAEKYSDRLAAIMMTYPSTHGVFEEEVVEICEIIHKHGGQVYTDGANMNALVGVAKPGKWGSDVSHLNLHKTFCIPHGGGGPGVGPCAVKSHLAPFLPGKLGDNGPVGMVSAASFGSASILPISWMYIAMMGTEGLRKATQVAQLNANYIAKRLAPHFKTLYTGRNGLVAHECILDVRPLEKTSGIGAEDVAKRLIDFGFHAPTLSFPVAGTLMVEPTESESLHELDRFIDAMIQIREEITAIEDGRLDREDNPLKNAPHTATAVTASEWTHAYPRELAAFPLPSLKLQKYWPPVARVDNVYGDKNVMCACIPVDAYKYDEVEA; this is encoded by the coding sequence ATGTCCCAGAACACCCCTTCCCTGCGTGAGCTCGAGCACCATTCGGCGTTCGTCGAGCGCCACATCGGCCCCAACGATGCCGAGATCGCGCAGATGCTCGGCGTCATCGGCCACGCGTCGCTGGATGCAATGACCGATGCCATCGTGCCGGCCAAGATCAAGTCGCCGGCACCGCTGGCGCTGCCGGAGTCGATCACCGAAGTGCAGGCGCTGGCGAAGATCCGCGCGATCGCCGACAAGAACACCGTGCTGCGCAGCTTCATCGGCCAGGGCTACTACGGTACCCACACGCCGAACGTGATCCTGCGCAACATCCTGGAAAACCCGGCCTGGTACACCGCCTACACGCCGTACCAGGCGGAGATCTCGCAGGGCCGCATGGAAGCGCTGATCAACTTCCAGACCCTGTGCGCCGACCTGACCGGCATGGAAATCGCCAACGCCTCGCTGCTGGACGAAGCCACTGCCGCCGCTGAAGCGATGACCCTGGCCAAGCGTTCGGCCAAGTCGAAGTCGGACACCTTCTTCGTGCACGACGCCGTGCACCCGCAGACGCTGGAACTGCTGCGCACCCGCGCCGAGCCCATGGGCATCGTGCTGCGCGTGGGCACCCCGGCCGAAGCGCTGGAAGCGGAAGCCTTCGGCCTGCTGCTGCAGTACCCGGACACCTTCGGCCAGGTCGGCGACTACAAGGCGCTGGTCGATGCCGTGCACGCACGCGGCGGCCTGGTGGCCGTGGCCACCGACCTGCTGGCACTGACCCTGCTGACCGCCCCGGGCGAATGGGGTGCGGACATCGTGGTCGGCAACAGTCAGCGGTTCGGCGTGCCGTTCGGCTTCGGTGGCCCGCATGCTGCGTTCATGGCCTGCCGTGACGCCTACAAGCGTTCGATGCCGGGCCGCCTGATCGGCGTCTCCATCGACGCGCAGGGCAACCCGGCCTACCGCCTGACCCTGCAGACCCGCGAACAGCACATCCGCCGCGAGAAGGCCACCTCCAACATCTGTACCGCACAGGTGCTGCTGGCGGTGATGGCCTCGATGTACGCCGTCTACCACGGTCCGGAAGGCCTGACCCGCATCGCCCGCCGCACCCATCGCCTGGCCGCGATCCTGGCCAGCGCGCTGCGCACCGCCGGTGTGCAGGTCGGTGCCGACTTCTTCGACACCCTGCACGTCACCGGTATCGACGCCGACGCGATCCATGCCAAGGCCCGTGCTGCCGGCTACAACCTGCGTGCGATCGACAGCAGCTCGGTCGGCATCAGCCTGGACGAGACCACCACCCGCGCCGACATCGTCGCCGTGGGCGCGCTGTTCGGTGCCAACGTTGACGTGGACGCGCTGGATGCCAGCACCGCCGACGCACTGCCGGCCGGCCTGCTGCGCCAGTCCGCGTTCCTGACCCACCCGGTGTTCAACACCCACCACAGCGAGCACGAACTGCTGCGCTACCTGCGTTCGCTGGCCGACAAGGACCTGGCGATGGACCGCACGATGATCCCGCTGGGCTCGTGCACCATGAAGCTCAACGCCACCGCCGAAATGATTCCGGTGACCTGGCCGGAGTTCTCGCAGATCCACCCGCTGGTGCCGGCCGAGCAGGCGCTGGGCTACAAGGAACTGATCGATTCGCTGGAAGCGATGCTGGTCGAGTGCACCGGCTACGACGCCGTCAGCCTGCAGCCGAACTCCGGTGCGCAGGGCGAGTACGCCGGCCTGCTGGCGATCCGCGCCTACCACCGCTCGCGTGGCGAAGATCACCGAGATATCTGCCTGATCCCGGATTCGGCGCACGGCACCAACCCGGCCTCGGCACAGATGTGCGGTATGAAGGTCGTGGTCACCAAGACCGATGCCAACGGCAACGTCGACGTCGAGGACATCCGCCTCAACGCCGAGAAGTACAGCGACCGCCTGGCCGCAATCATGATGACCTACCCGTCCACGCACGGCGTGTTCGAGGAAGAGGTGGTGGAGATCTGCGAGATCATCCACAAGCACGGCGGCCAGGTGTACACCGACGGTGCCAACATGAACGCCCTGGTCGGCGTGGCCAAGCCGGGCAAGTGGGGTTCGGACGTTTCGCACCTGAACCTGCACAAGACCTTCTGCATCCCGCACGGCGGCGGCGGCCCGGGCGTTGGCCCGTGTGCGGTCAAGTCGCACCTTGCCCCGTTCCTGCCGGGCAAGCTGGGTGACAACGGTCCGGTCGGCATGGTCAGCGCCGCCAGCTTCGGCAGCGCCTCGATCCTGCCGATCAGCTGGATGTACATCGCGATGATGGGCACCGAAGGCCTGCGCAAGGCCACCCAGGTCGCCCAGCTCAACGCCAACTACATCGCCAAGCGCCTGGCCCCGCACTTCAAGACCCTGTACACCGGTCGCAACGGCCTGGTCGCGCATGAGTGCATCCTGGACGTGCGTCCGCTGGAGAAGACCAGCGGCATCGGTGCTGAAGACGTGGCCAAGCGCCTGATCGACTTCGGCTTCCATGCCCCGACCCTGAGCTTCCCGGTGGCCGGCACGCTGATGGTCGAGCCGACCGAGAGCGAATCGCTGCACGAGCTGGACCGCTTCATCGACGCGATGATCCAGATCCGCGAAGAGATCACCGCGATCGAAGACGGCCGCCTGGACCGCGAGGACAACCCGCTGAAGAACGCGCCGCACACGGCGACCGCAGTGACCGCCAGCGAATGGACCCACGCCTACCCGCGCGAGCTGGCCGCGTTCCCGCTGCCGAGCCTGAAGCTGCAGAAGTACTGGCCGCCGGTGGCACGCGTCGACAACGTGTACGGCGACAAGAACGTGATGTGTGCCTGCATCCCGGTCGATGCCTACAAGTACGATGAAGTAGAGGCGTAA